From one Actinomycetota bacterium genomic stretch:
- a CDS encoding SDR family oxidoreductase — protein sequence MVTEPTAGMCDGGRGGAMELGIEGRVALVTGGSRGIGRAAADALAREGAQVVVAARGADGVDAAVAALRASGARAEGILTDMADPLGPADAVARAEAIIGPVDILVANAGGPPPGRFVDADDDGWDIAVQQNLLGTVRLIRAALPGMRARGWGRIVTITSTSVREVIDGLALSNATRAGVAGAVRTLAREVAGDGVTVNNVLPGPILTDRMRELLSAAPDLDAAIAERGGRNPTGRVGDPAEVGDLVAFLASDRAAFINGASVMIDGGESRVVG from the coding sequence ATGGTGACGGAGCCCACGGCGGGCATGTGTGATGGCGGTCGCGGGGGTGCGATGGAACTGGGAATCGAGGGGCGGGTGGCGCTGGTGACCGGCGGCAGCCGGGGCATCGGACGCGCTGCGGCCGATGCGCTGGCCCGCGAGGGCGCGCAGGTGGTGGTGGCCGCGCGTGGTGCCGACGGTGTGGACGCCGCCGTGGCGGCCCTGCGGGCATCCGGCGCGCGGGCCGAGGGAATCCTCACCGACATGGCCGACCCGCTCGGGCCGGCCGATGCCGTGGCGCGCGCCGAGGCCATCATCGGGCCCGTCGATATCCTGGTGGCCAACGCGGGCGGACCGCCGCCGGGTCGCTTCGTGGACGCCGATGACGACGGCTGGGACATCGCCGTGCAACAGAACCTGCTGGGAACCGTGCGGCTCATCCGCGCGGCGCTGCCAGGCATGCGGGCGCGGGGGTGGGGCCGCATCGTCACCATCACCAGCACCTCCGTGCGCGAGGTGATCGACGGCCTGGCGCTCAGCAACGCCACGCGTGCCGGCGTGGCGGGTGCCGTGCGCACGCTGGCCCGCGAGGTGGCGGGCGACGGCGTGACGGTGAACAACGTGCTGCCCGGGCCCATCCTCACCGACCGCATGCGCGAGCTGCTGTCGGCCGCGCCCGACCTGGATGCCGCCATCGCCGAGCGCGGGGGGCGCAACCCCACGGGGCGCGTGGGCGATCCCGCCGAGGTGGGCGACCTGGTGGCCTTCCTGGCATCTGACCGCGCGGCCTTCATCAACGGGGCGTCGGTGATGATCGATGGAGGGGAGAGCCGGGTTGTCGGCTAG
- a CDS encoding acyl-CoA thioesterase, protein MEGRAGLSASDHDHPPFAFSTRFRVDLADTDAGGVVYFGRYGRYLERAVFEYRRAAGVPVLGEPGHQFMVRSMTVEYHAPLRFEDEIEAFVRVSAVGTTSHAMDVRFERIDAHGAVHVADARAVVVGVESWDGGGATPMPAAWREAIEAFEARTH, encoded by the coding sequence ATGGAGGGGAGAGCCGGGTTGTCGGCTAGCGACCACGACCACCCGCCATTCGCATTCAGCACGCGCTTTCGCGTGGACTTAGCCGACACCGACGCCGGTGGGGTGGTGTACTTCGGGCGTTATGGGCGTTATCTCGAGCGCGCGGTCTTCGAGTATCGGCGCGCGGCCGGCGTGCCGGTGCTGGGCGAGCCCGGGCACCAGTTCATGGTGCGCTCCATGACCGTGGAGTACCACGCCCCCTTGCGGTTCGAGGACGAAATTGAGGCCTTCGTGCGTGTGAGCGCCGTCGGCACGACCAGCCACGCCATGGACGTGCGGTTCGAGCGCATCGATGCGCACGGCGCCGTGCACGTGGCCGACGCCCGCGCCGTGGTGGTGGGCGTGGAGTCGTGGGATGGCGGCGGCGCTACGCCCATGCCAGCGGCCTGGCGCGAGGCCATCGAGGCGTTCGAGGCCCGCACCCATTGA
- a CDS encoding YgjV family protein → MSSGQIVAQAVGVVGIALLLASTLMRTRAMLLAFDAAGSLVMGIHWGLLGGTAAIAISAVVVVMDFAGTDPRSARGRAIIWLSIPVTAILIIVLWSGPADIAAALGMLGIAASRLSFGQVRLRALAMAACVPWIVYGTILVSIPQVVFSVLYFVGMGVSIVRIRRGRWQPRTRAADAAIVPADGP, encoded by the coding sequence ATGAGCAGCGGGCAGATCGTGGCGCAGGCCGTGGGCGTGGTGGGCATCGCGCTGCTGCTGGCGTCCACCCTCATGCGCACCCGAGCAATGCTGCTGGCCTTCGACGCCGCGGGCTCGCTGGTGATGGGAATCCACTGGGGGCTGCTGGGCGGCACCGCGGCCATCGCCATCAGCGCCGTGGTGGTGGTGATGGACTTCGCCGGCACCGACCCGCGCAGCGCCCGCGGCCGGGCCATCATCTGGCTCAGCATCCCCGTGACGGCGATCCTCATCATCGTCTTGTGGAGCGGACCTGCCGACATCGCCGCCGCCCTCGGCATGCTGGGCATCGCGGCATCGCGGCTGTCGTTCGGCCAGGTGCGCCTGCGCGCGCTCGCGATGGCCGCCTGCGTGCCCTGGATCGTCTACGGGACCATCCTCGTGTCGATCCCCCAGGTGGTGTTCAGCGTGCTGTACTTCGTCGGCATGGGAGTGAGCATCGTGCGCATCCGCCGCGGCAGGTGGCAGCCGCGCACGCGCGCCGCCGATGCCGCTATTGTCCCGGCCGATGGCCCGTAG
- a CDS encoding transcriptional regulator → MSTDPATLPDDEQEIQRLVAALGDPTRRRVFFVVREAGVLMGKDEVAEAVGITRRLAGFHLDKLVEQGFLQAEFQRRTGRTGPGAGRPAKLYALAEAEEDSLLEVKHYDLLAELLLKAMGDRSGEDPQEVLERVGYEFGRELGEAERAAGRSPSYSTTTDAVAGVVGVLTRFGFGASANDDGRITLRACPFEEMAKVDPERVCGLDRAIWRGVLAAFNPGATLASATARAQGDEACAALVVEGDQG, encoded by the coding sequence ATGAGCACCGATCCGGCAACGCTTCCCGACGACGAGCAGGAAATCCAGCGCCTCGTCGCCGCCCTGGGTGACCCCACCCGGCGGCGGGTGTTCTTCGTCGTGCGCGAGGCCGGCGTGCTGATGGGCAAGGACGAGGTGGCGGAGGCCGTGGGCATCACCCGGCGACTCGCGGGATTCCACCTCGACAAGCTGGTGGAGCAGGGGTTCCTGCAGGCCGAGTTCCAGCGGCGCACGGGGCGCACGGGTCCAGGCGCAGGGCGCCCGGCCAAGCTCTACGCTCTGGCCGAGGCCGAGGAGGACTCCCTCCTCGAGGTGAAGCACTACGACCTGCTCGCGGAATTGCTGCTCAAGGCCATGGGCGACCGGTCGGGCGAGGATCCGCAGGAGGTCCTGGAGCGGGTGGGATATGAGTTCGGGCGCGAGCTGGGCGAGGCCGAGCGCGCTGCGGGCCGCAGCCCCTCGTACTCGACCACCACCGACGCCGTGGCCGGCGTGGTGGGCGTGCTCACGCGCTTCGGGTTCGGGGCCAGCGCCAACGACGACGGCCGCATCACGCTGCGCGCCTGCCCGTTCGAGGAGATGGCCAAGGTCGACCCCGAGCGGGTGTGCGGCCTCGATCGCGCCATCTGGCGCGGCGTGCTGGCAGCGTTCAACCCCGGCGCCACGCTGGCTTCGGCCACCGCCCGCGCCCAGGGCGATGAGGCCTGCGCCGCTCTCGTGGTGGAGGGAGACCAGGGCTAG